The following are encoded in a window of Thiohalobacter sp. IOR34 genomic DNA:
- the flhB gene encoding flagellar biosynthesis protein FlhB, whose amino-acid sequence MAENNDGQERSEEPTPKRLEEARRKGQIPRSRELNTTLMTLFSAAALIALGDDTMSYFMELLGEGLSLDRRAIFDRRGMIEAMGSALGTGLLLLLPFFAINVITALLSSVMLGGLSFSLESLEPKFSKLNPLKGMKRMFSQRGLVELVKSVAKFCLVGTVGIVLLKHFEGELLGLAYESTASALRHAGHILAWSFLVLSSTLIVIALVDVPYQLWDHGRNLKMTKQEVRDEAKDSEGKPEVKSRIRQLQREAAQRRMMEAVPEADVVITNPTHFAVALKYDERAMGAPRVVAKGSDLVAAQIRERALASNVPLFSAPPLARAIYYSTKLDQEIPAGLYFAVAQVLAYVYQLKTAGVHGGGVPEAPGDLQIPDEYYRPPVDDTADD is encoded by the coding sequence ATGGCGGAGAACAACGACGGTCAGGAACGTAGTGAAGAGCCCACTCCCAAGCGCCTCGAGGAGGCGCGAAGAAAGGGTCAGATCCCCCGTTCCCGGGAACTCAACACCACCTTGATGACGCTGTTCAGCGCAGCGGCCTTGATCGCCCTCGGTGACGACACCATGAGCTATTTCATGGAGCTGCTGGGAGAAGGCCTGAGTCTCGACCGCCGGGCCATCTTCGACCGCAGGGGGATGATCGAGGCGATGGGCTCGGCGCTGGGCACCGGTCTGCTGCTGTTGCTGCCCTTCTTCGCCATCAATGTCATCACCGCCCTGCTGTCCTCGGTGATGCTTGGTGGGCTGAGCTTCAGCCTGGAGAGCCTTGAGCCCAAGTTCAGCAAGCTCAATCCGCTGAAGGGCATGAAACGCATGTTCTCCCAGCGTGGCCTGGTGGAGTTGGTCAAGTCAGTGGCCAAGTTCTGTCTGGTTGGCACGGTGGGCATCGTCCTGCTGAAGCACTTCGAGGGAGAACTGTTGGGGCTGGCCTATGAGTCGACGGCTTCGGCCCTGCGCCATGCCGGACACATACTCGCCTGGTCCTTCCTGGTGTTGAGTTCGACCCTGATCGTCATTGCCCTGGTCGATGTGCCTTACCAGCTCTGGGACCATGGGCGCAACCTGAAGATGACCAAGCAGGAGGTGCGGGACGAGGCCAAGGACAGCGAGGGCAAGCCCGAGGTGAAGAGCCGCATCCGTCAGTTGCAGCGCGAGGCCGCCCAGCGGCGGATGATGGAGGCGGTGCCCGAGGCTGATGTGGTGATCACCAACCCGACCCACTTTGCCGTGGCGCTGAAATACGACGAGCGGGCGATGGGTGCGCCGCGGGTGGTGGCCAAGGGCAGCGACCTGGTGGCGGCGCAGATCCGCGAACGGGCCCTGGCCAGCAATGTACCCCTGTTCTCCGCGCCGCCCCTGGCCCGTGCCATCTATTACAGCACCAAGCTCGATCAGGAGATCCCGGCCGGCCTCTATTTCGCCGTCGCCCAGGTGCTGGCCTATGTCTATCAGCTGAAGACCGCCGGTGTCCATGGCGGAGGCGTGCCGGAGGCGCCGGGCGATCTGCAGATTCCGGACGAATACTACCGGCCGCCGGTCGACGACACCGCCGATGACTGA
- the fliR gene encoding flagellar biosynthetic protein FliR produces MVFTTAQIVGWVGDFFWPFMRIAMMLMVAPVFGGRLVPKRLRLIIALVLTAVVVPVIPQTPAVDPLSGAGLLISVQQLLIGLVMGFMLQLVFATLVVGGHLIAMGMGLGFSSMVDPQNGISVPVIGHYFITIATLLFLVLNGHLALIQVVADSFHSLPVGGEGLQRNDLWEVVAWAGRMFAGGVLIAMPVVTALLLTNIAFGVITRAAPQLNIFGVGFPITLTLGFVLLNFALPGLLPQFTGLLEDALGLLGSLGSAAGG; encoded by the coding sequence ATGCTGATGGTGGCACCGGTATTCGGTGGGCGTCTGGTGCCCAAACGGTTGCGGCTGATCATCGCCCTGGTGTTGACGGCGGTGGTGGTGCCGGTGATCCCGCAGACACCGGCGGTGGATCCGCTGAGCGGAGCCGGCCTGTTGATCAGCGTCCAGCAGTTGCTGATCGGGCTGGTGATGGGGTTCATGCTGCAACTGGTGTTCGCCACCCTGGTCGTCGGCGGCCATCTGATCGCCATGGGCATGGGTCTGGGTTTCTCGTCCATGGTCGACCCCCAGAACGGTATCTCGGTGCCAGTCATCGGTCATTATTTCATCACCATCGCCACCCTGCTGTTTCTGGTTCTGAATGGCCATCTGGCGCTGATCCAGGTGGTTGCCGACAGCTTCCACAGTCTTCCGGTGGGGGGCGAGGGGCTGCAACGGAATGACCTGTGGGAGGTGGTTGCATGGGCTGGCAGGATGTTCGCCGGCGGTGTGCTGATTGCCATGCCGGTGGTCACCGCCCTGCTGTTGACCAATATCGCCTTCGGTGTCATCACCCGTGCCGCACCGCAGTTGAACATCTTCGGTGTCGGTTTTCCCATCACCCTGACCCTGGGCTTCGTGCTGCTCAATTTCGCACTGCCCGGCCTGCTGCCGCAGTTTACCGGTCTGCTGGAGGATGCCCTGGGGCTGCTCGGCAGCCTCGGCAGTGCCGCTGGAGGCTGA